Proteins from a genomic interval of Polaribacter sp. Q13:
- a CDS encoding adenylyltransferase/cytidyltransferase family protein, producing MKVGITFSSFDLFHAGHVKMLEEAKLECDYLICGLQTNPTLDRPEKNMPVQSVVERYIQLKGCKHVDEIVPYATEQDLEDILRSFKVDVRIIGDEYASKQFTGRKYCEEKGIDLYFNKREHRFSSSGLRKEVHEKENLKKKEK from the coding sequence ATGAAAGTAGGAATTACCTTTAGTTCTTTTGATTTATTTCATGCAGGTCATGTAAAAATGTTAGAAGAAGCTAAACTAGAATGTGATTATTTAATTTGTGGATTGCAAACAAATCCAACCTTAGATCGTCCAGAAAAAAATATGCCAGTGCAATCTGTCGTTGAAAGATACATTCAACTAAAAGGATGTAAGCATGTAGATGAGATTGTTCCTTATGCAACAGAACAAGATTTAGAAGATATTTTAAGATCTTTTAAAGTTGATGTTAGAATTATAGGGGATGAATATGCTAGTAAGCAATTTACAGGCAGAAAGTATTGTGAAGAAAAAGGTATTGACCTATACTTCAATAAAAGAGAACACCGTTTTTCTAGCAGTGGCTTACGTAAAGAAGTTCATGAAAAAGAGAATTTAAAAAAGAAAGAGAAATAA
- a CDS encoding GDP-L-fucose synthase — MKKDTKIYIAGHRGMVGSAVWRTLEKKGYTNLIGKTSKELDLKKQEAVLDFYKKEKPEVVIDAAAKVGGILANNDFPYQFLMENMQIQNNLIDSALKSGIEKFIFLGSSCIYPKFAPQPLKEEHLLTSSLEPTNEGYAIAKITGVKACQAIRKQFQKDYVSLMPTNLYGTHDNFDLKSSHVLPAMIRKFHDAKNNNSDVVLWGTGTPMREFLFVDDMAEAVVYALENELPEYLYNIGSGKDITIKALAETIQKVIGHQGQIVWDSEKPDGTPRKLMDVSKMKEIGWQYSTELEDGIEKTYTWFLENIENFKEVKL, encoded by the coding sequence ATGAAAAAAGATACTAAAATTTATATTGCAGGCCATAGAGGTATGGTGGGTTCTGCAGTATGGAGAACATTAGAAAAAAAAGGGTACACTAACCTAATTGGTAAAACGAGTAAAGAGTTAGACTTAAAAAAACAAGAAGCAGTTCTTGATTTTTATAAAAAGGAGAAACCTGAAGTTGTAATTGATGCAGCTGCAAAAGTTGGTGGAATATTAGCAAATAACGATTTTCCGTATCAATTTTTGATGGAAAATATGCAAATTCAAAACAATTTAATTGATAGTGCTTTAAAGTCGGGTATTGAGAAATTTATATTTTTAGGGAGTTCTTGTATTTACCCTAAGTTTGCTCCGCAACCTTTAAAAGAAGAGCATTTGTTGACAAGTTCTTTAGAACCAACAAATGAAGGGTATGCGATTGCAAAAATAACAGGTGTAAAAGCATGTCAAGCAATTAGAAAGCAATTTCAGAAAGATTATGTAAGCTTAATGCCTACCAATTTATATGGAACACATGATAATTTTGATTTAAAATCATCACATGTGTTGCCTGCTATGATTCGTAAATTTCATGATGCTAAAAATAATAATTCGGATGTTGTTTTATGGGGAACTGGAACGCCAATGCGCGAATTTTTATTTGTAGATGATATGGCGGAAGCTGTGGTGTATGCTTTAGAAAATGAATTGCCAGAATATTTATACAATATTGGTTCAGGAAAAGACATTACCATTAAAGCATTAGCAGAGACCATTCAAAAAGTAATAGGACATCAGGGACAAATTGTTTGGGATTCTGAAAAACCAGATGGAACGCCAAGAAAATTGATGGATGTCTCGAAAATGAAAGAGATAGGGTGGCAATATTCTACAGAATTGGAAGATGGAATAGAAAAAACCTATACTTGGTTTTTAGAGAATATAGAAAACTTTAAAGAAGTCAAGCTTTAA
- a CDS encoding MotA/TolQ/ExbB proton channel family protein, whose translation MLSFFQENKEVLEGVVSEEKTLSIYKLIMDGGLGGQIIIALLFVLLAVGLYIYFERFFAIKAASKIDENFMNQIKDFVSNGKLEAADALCKSKNTPTARLISKGISRIGKPLDDINTAIETAGKLEVYQLEKNVSVLATIAGAAPMIGFLGTVIGMIVAIHEIANAGGQIDIKLLSDGLYTAMTTTVAGLIVGIIAYVTYNHLVVRTDKVIYQMEAKSVEFLDLLNEPV comes from the coding sequence ATGTTGTCATTTTTTCAAGAGAATAAAGAGGTTTTAGAAGGAGTTGTTTCAGAAGAAAAAACACTCTCTATCTATAAATTAATTATGGATGGTGGTTTAGGCGGGCAAATAATTATAGCGTTGCTTTTTGTGTTGTTAGCAGTGGGTTTGTATATTTATTTTGAGCGTTTCTTTGCTATAAAAGCAGCATCGAAAATAGATGAAAACTTTATGAATCAAATTAAAGATTTTGTTTCAAACGGAAAATTAGAAGCTGCAGATGCTTTGTGTAAAAGTAAAAATACCCCAACTGCAAGATTAATTAGTAAAGGAATCTCTAGAATAGGGAAACCTTTAGATGATATAAATACGGCAATTGAAACCGCAGGAAAGTTAGAGGTTTATCAACTAGAAAAAAACGTGAGTGTTTTAGCAACGATTGCTGGTGCAGCACCTATGATTGGTTTTTTAGGAACTGTAATTGGTATGATTGTAGCAATTCATGAAATTGCAAATGCAGGTGGTCAAATAGATATAAAGCTACTTTCAGATGGTTTGTATACAGCAATGACAACTACGGTTGCTGGTTTAATTGTAGGTATTATTGCATACGTAACCTATAATCATTTAGTAGTAAGAACTGATAAAGTAATTTATCAAATGGAAGCAAAATCTGTTGAGTTTTTAGATTTATTAAACGAACCAGTATAA
- a CDS encoding folylpolyglutamate synthase/dihydrofolate synthase family protein, giving the protein MNYQQTLDWMFAQLPMYQREGKTAFKKDLTNTLALSEELGFPEKKFKSIHVGGTNGKGSTSHMLASILQEAGYKVGLYTSPHLKNFTERIRINGAEIPETKVSSFIKQHKNFLEKQKLSFFEMTVGLAFDYFAEEKVDIAIIEVGLGGRLDSTNIITPEVSVITNISLDHTQFLGETLPEIAFEKAGIIKNNIPVVIGEEQVEVKGVFIAKAEECKAPISFASDDDKSYQTDMLGDYQKKNTKTAVAAIKKLTGFKIATKNIEIGLLNVVNNTNLKGRWQVLQEQPKVICDTAHNKDGLSIVLQQLETVPFKKIYFVLGVVSDKKLEEVLPLFPKEASYYFCKPNIPRGMSEAILQEKAKEFGLLGEKYSSVKEAFDAALLFANQEDIIYVGGSTFVVAEII; this is encoded by the coding sequence ATGAATTATCAACAAACATTAGATTGGATGTTTGCACAATTACCGATGTACCAAAGAGAAGGTAAAACAGCATTCAAAAAAGATTTAACCAATACTTTAGCGCTTTCAGAAGAATTGGGTTTTCCAGAAAAAAAGTTTAAATCAATTCATGTTGGTGGTACCAACGGAAAAGGTTCTACCAGTCATATGTTAGCTTCAATTTTACAAGAAGCGGGTTATAAAGTTGGGTTGTATACATCTCCTCACTTAAAAAATTTTACAGAAAGAATTAGAATTAATGGAGCTGAAATTCCAGAAACAAAGGTTTCATCTTTTATCAAACAACATAAAAATTTTTTAGAAAAACAAAAGCTGTCTTTTTTTGAAATGACGGTAGGTTTGGCTTTTGATTATTTTGCAGAAGAAAAAGTAGACATTGCTATTATTGAAGTCGGTTTAGGAGGAAGATTAGATTCTACCAACATAATTACACCAGAAGTTTCTGTAATTACAAATATCAGTTTAGATCATACGCAGTTTTTAGGAGAAACCTTACCTGAAATTGCTTTTGAGAAAGCAGGGATTATTAAGAATAATATTCCTGTTGTAATCGGAGAAGAGCAAGTAGAGGTTAAAGGGGTTTTTATCGCGAAAGCGGAAGAATGCAAAGCGCCTATTTCTTTTGCTTCGGATGATGATAAAAGTTACCAAACAGATATGTTGGGAGATTATCAAAAGAAAAATACCAAAACAGCTGTAGCGGCAATTAAAAAATTAACGGGCTTTAAAATAGCAACAAAAAACATAGAAATAGGATTGCTGAATGTAGTAAACAATACAAACCTTAAAGGTAGGTGGCAAGTTTTACAAGAGCAACCAAAAGTAATTTGCGATACTGCTCATAATAAAGATGGTTTAAGTATTGTGTTGCAACAATTAGAAACAGTACCATTTAAAAAGATTTATTTTGTTTTAGGAGTTGTTTCTGATAAGAAATTAGAAGAGGTTTTACCACTATTTCCAAAAGAGGCATCTTATTATTTTTGCAAACCCAATATTCCAAGAGGTATGTCTGAAGCAATTTTACAAGAAAAAGCAAAAGAGTTTGGTTTGCTTGGGGAAAAATATTCTTCAGTAAAAGAAGCTTTTGATGCTGCGTTACTTTTTGCAAATCAGGAAGATATCATTTATGTAGGAGGAAGTACTTTTGTTGTAGCAGAAATTATCTAA
- a CDS encoding energy transducer TonB gives MQILNTTYKRKSAVITAVILMLLIFGIFNYGMHYLDPPEEYGVAINFGTSEVGSGVPVENTKKIAAPKVVEEQKVVEEEVVKETPKEIVKEDIITEETTKEVPVVEKVKEVKKEPVKKVVEKKKEVKEVVKKEVPKEKPKPKPSKANQDALNSLLNGNSSDGKPQGEGDDDKPGVKGKENGDPTSSKYYGNTGSGDGDGYDLKGRKALSKPKVQPDCQEEGTVVVQIQVDKNGKVVFAKPGYKGSTNTASCLLKAAKEAALRTKWNSDEKAPANQVGTIIYKFSLSK, from the coding sequence ATGCAAATCTTAAACACAACATATAAGCGTAAATCAGCTGTAATTACAGCGGTTATTCTGATGCTTTTAATCTTCGGGATTTTTAATTACGGAATGCATTATTTAGATCCTCCAGAAGAATATGGAGTTGCTATAAACTTTGGAACATCAGAAGTTGGAAGTGGAGTGCCTGTTGAAAATACAAAGAAAATTGCTGCACCAAAAGTAGTAGAAGAGCAAAAGGTTGTTGAAGAAGAAGTTGTAAAAGAAACGCCTAAAGAAATTGTTAAAGAAGATATTATTACAGAAGAGACTACGAAAGAGGTGCCTGTAGTAGAAAAAGTTAAAGAAGTAAAGAAAGAGCCCGTTAAAAAGGTTGTAGAAAAGAAAAAAGAAGTTAAGGAAGTTGTTAAAAAAGAAGTTCCTAAAGAAAAACCAAAACCTAAACCATCAAAAGCAAACCAAGACGCTTTAAATAGTTTATTAAACGGAAATTCTTCTGACGGAAAACCTCAAGGAGAAGGAGATGATGATAAGCCAGGTGTAAAAGGAAAAGAAAATGGAGATCCGACTTCTTCTAAATACTATGGAAATACAGGCAGTGGTGATGGAGATGGTTATGATTTGAAGGGTAGAAAAGCGCTTTCTAAACCCAAAGTACAACCAGATTGTCAAGAAGAAGGTACTGTTGTGGTGCAAATTCAAGTAGATAAAAATGGGAAAGTAGTTTTTGCAAAACCAGGCTATAAAGGGAGTACAAATACAGCTTCTTGTTTACTAAAAGCAGCAAAAGAAGCGGCGTTAAGAACAAAATGGAATTCTGATGAAAAAGCGCCTGCAAATCAGGTAGGAACTATTATTTATAAATTTTCTTTGTCTAAATAA
- a CDS encoding adenylyltransferase/cytidyltransferase family protein — translation MKKLIIVSGYFNPIHKGHLEYFNNAKALADELFVIVNSDLQRGLKGSKEFQKEEERLFIVENIKSVDKAMISVDKDRTVCASIRAIYEKYGKEYQIGFANGGDQDNNSIPEAPVCQELNIDLIDGLGDKIQSSSWLLKNN, via the coding sequence ATGAAGAAACTAATTATAGTATCAGGATATTTCAACCCAATTCACAAAGGACACCTTGAATATTTTAACAATGCAAAAGCATTGGCAGATGAATTGTTTGTTATTGTGAATAGCGATCTTCAAAGAGGTTTAAAAGGTTCTAAAGAATTTCAAAAAGAAGAAGAACGTTTGTTTATTGTAGAAAATATTAAATCTGTAGATAAAGCAATGATTTCTGTTGATAAAGACAGAACTGTTTGTGCTTCTATACGTGCTATTTATGAAAAGTATGGCAAAGAGTATCAAATAGGTTTTGCCAATGGAGGTGATCAAGATAATAACTCAATTCCAGAAGCACCGGTTTGTCAAGAATTAAATATTGATTTGATTGATGGTTTGGGTGATAAAATACAATCATCATCTTGGTTGTTGAAAAATAATTAA
- a CDS encoding Gfo/Idh/MocA family protein: MKNFALIGAAGYIAPRHLRAIKDTNNQLIAALDKFDSVGVMDSFFPKADFFVEFERFDRHIEKLKRGGTHLDYVSICTPNYLHDSHIRMALRRGADAICEKPLVLNPWNIDALKDIEKESGQKINTILQLRLHPSIIALKNKVASENKNGKYDVDLTYITSRGRWYDISWKGDESKSGGIATNIGVHFYDMLSWIFGEVQENVVHVREKDKSAGYLEFKNARVRWFLSINEEDLPQEIKEKGQRTFRSITIDTEELEFSAGFTDLHTISYQEILKGNGFGLKDSEDSIKIVHNIRNASISKLGEKHLFVK, from the coding sequence ATGAAGAATTTTGCATTAATAGGTGCTGCAGGGTACATTGCGCCAAGACATTTAAGAGCTATTAAGGATACTAATAACCAACTAATAGCAGCTTTAGATAAGTTTGATAGTGTTGGGGTTATGGATAGTTTTTTTCCGAAAGCAGATTTTTTTGTGGAGTTTGAAAGATTTGATCGTCATATAGAAAAACTGAAAAGAGGAGGCACTCATTTGGATTATGTAAGTATTTGTACGCCAAATTATTTACACGATTCTCATATTAGAATGGCTTTAAGAAGAGGTGCGGACGCTATCTGTGAGAAACCTTTAGTTTTAAATCCTTGGAATATTGATGCTTTAAAGGATATCGAAAAAGAATCTGGTCAGAAAATTAATACAATTCTACAATTAAGACTGCACCCAAGTATTATTGCCTTAAAAAACAAAGTAGCTTCAGAAAACAAAAATGGAAAATATGATGTAGATTTAACATACATAACTTCTAGAGGAAGATGGTATGATATTTCTTGGAAAGGAGATGAAAGTAAATCTGGAGGAATCGCTACAAATATAGGAGTTCATTTTTACGATATGCTTTCTTGGATTTTTGGAGAGGTTCAAGAGAATGTAGTTCATGTAAGAGAAAAAGATAAATCGGCTGGGTATTTAGAGTTTAAAAATGCTAGAGTACGCTGGTTTTTATCAATTAATGAAGAAGATTTACCTCAGGAAATAAAAGAAAAAGGACAAAGAACTTTTAGATCTATTACTATAGATACTGAAGAGTTAGAGTTTAGTGCAGGTTTTACAGATTTGCACACTATAAGTTATCAAGAAATATTAAAAGGAAATGGTTTTGGACTTAAAGATTCTGAGGATTCTATTAAGATTGTTCATAATATTAGAAATGCGTCGATTAGTAAACTAGGAGAAAAACACCTATTTGTTAAGTAA
- a CDS encoding four helix bundle protein — translation MECKLQVWKLAHQLTLDVYQVSNNFPSSEKFGLTNQVRRSSSSVPTNIIEGQGRQYKKEFIQFLYIAKGSLEEANYQLFLAKDLGYISNDEYTKLLDLCTRIKMMLYKLIKSLK, via the coding sequence ATGGAATGTAAACTACAAGTTTGGAAACTAGCGCATCAATTAACTCTTGATGTATACCAGGTTTCAAATAACTTTCCTTCCTCAGAAAAATTTGGGTTAACCAATCAAGTAAGAAGAAGTTCTAGTAGTGTTCCAACAAATATAATAGAAGGGCAAGGGAGGCAGTATAAAAAGGAGTTTATTCAATTTTTATATATTGCGAAAGGCTCTTTAGAAGAAGCTAATTATCAATTATTTTTGGCAAAAGATTTAGGGTATATTTCTAATGATGAGTATACGAAATTATTAGATCTTTGTACAAGAATTAAGATGATGCTGTATAAATTAATAAAATCACTAAAGTGA
- a CDS encoding biopolymer transporter ExbD, whose translation MNLRGRNKVDPTFNMSSMTDIVFLLLIFFMLTSTLVTVSAIDVLLPKAGGKTENNKSVAVSITNESLFYIDKTKVSASRLESEILKSVGADKKKTIIIRGDKDAPYKNVMKVIDIANKNKLKMILAVKGK comes from the coding sequence ATGAATTTACGTGGAAGAAATAAAGTAGATCCAACATTCAATATGTCGTCAATGACAGATATTGTTTTTTTATTGTTGATATTTTTCATGCTAACATCAACCTTAGTAACGGTTAGTGCTATTGATGTTTTATTACCAAAAGCAGGAGGTAAAACAGAAAATAATAAATCGGTAGCAGTATCAATAACAAATGAATCCTTATTTTATATTGATAAAACAAAAGTGAGTGCATCTCGTTTAGAAAGTGAAATACTGAAAAGTGTTGGAGCAGATAAAAAGAAAACCATTATTATAAGAGGTGATAAAGATGCGCCTTACAAAAATGTGATGAAAGTAATTGATATCGCAAATAAGAATAAACTGAAAATGATTTTAGCTGTAAAAGGCAAATAA
- a CDS encoding UDP-glucose/GDP-mannose dehydrogenase family protein yields MNIAVIGSGYVGLVSGTCFAEMGNKVTCVDIDQKKIQKLEEGILPIFEPGLEQMVLKNVKNKNLLFTTNLGEAISDAEIVFIAVGTPMGDDGSADLQYVLAVAKSIGETMQKRLIVVDKSTVPIGTADKVKATIQAELDKRGEEIEFSVVSNPEFLKEGAAIDDFMKPDRVVIGADSEYAFELMKQLYSPFFRTHDRFITMDIRSAEMTKYAANTMLATKISFMNEIANICERVGADANMVRIGIGSDKRIGYSFIYPGAGYGGSCFPKDVKALKKIAEENGYKANLIESVENVNDAQKLVIANKIVKRFGEDLSGMTFGLWGLAFKPGTDDMREAPAIYIVKELEKRGAKVKAYDPKAVEEAKEFYLKEAKNVTYCTSKYEVLQDADALILLTEWKEFRSPDFVEIKQQLKNPIIFDGRNQYNAFNLEEKGFEYFQIGK; encoded by the coding sequence ATGAATATTGCTGTAATTGGGTCTGGTTATGTTGGTTTAGTGTCTGGAACTTGTTTCGCCGAAATGGGAAATAAGGTAACTTGTGTAGATATCGATCAGAAGAAAATTCAAAAATTAGAAGAAGGAATTTTACCGATTTTTGAACCTGGCTTAGAACAAATGGTTTTAAAGAATGTAAAAAATAAAAATTTACTTTTTACAACGAATTTAGGAGAAGCTATCAGCGATGCAGAAATTGTTTTTATAGCTGTTGGGACACCAATGGGAGATGATGGTTCTGCCGATTTACAATATGTTTTAGCGGTAGCGAAGTCTATTGGAGAAACCATGCAGAAAAGATTGATTGTAGTAGATAAATCTACTGTGCCAATTGGTACAGCAGATAAGGTAAAAGCTACTATTCAAGCAGAATTAGATAAAAGAGGTGAAGAGATTGAGTTTAGTGTTGTCTCTAATCCTGAATTTTTAAAAGAAGGTGCTGCGATAGACGATTTTATGAAACCGGATAGAGTTGTTATTGGTGCAGATTCTGAATATGCATTTGAGTTAATGAAGCAATTATATTCGCCTTTCTTTAGAACGCATGATCGTTTTATTACTATGGACATCCGTTCTGCGGAAATGACCAAATATGCGGCTAATACTATGTTGGCTACAAAAATTTCATTTATGAATGAGATTGCAAATATTTGTGAAAGAGTAGGTGCAGATGCTAATATGGTACGTATAGGAATTGGTTCTGATAAAAGAATTGGGTATAGTTTTATTTATCCAGGTGCGGGTTATGGTGGTTCTTGTTTTCCTAAAGATGTAAAAGCTTTAAAGAAAATAGCCGAAGAAAACGGGTATAAAGCAAATTTAATTGAATCTGTAGAGAATGTAAATGATGCTCAGAAATTGGTGATTGCCAATAAAATTGTAAAACGTTTTGGAGAAGATTTATCTGGAATGACTTTTGGTTTATGGGGATTGGCTTTTAAACCAGGTACAGATGATATGAGAGAAGCACCAGCTATTTATATTGTAAAAGAATTAGAGAAAAGAGGCGCAAAAGTAAAAGCATATGACCCTAAAGCAGTAGAAGAAGCAAAAGAGTTTTATTTAAAAGAGGCTAAAAATGTTACGTATTGTACTTCTAAGTATGAAGTCTTACAAGATGCGGATGCATTAATATTATTAACGGAATGGAAAGAATTTCGTTCTCCAGATTTTGTGGAAATCAAACAGCAGTTAAAGAATCCTATTATTTTTGATGGTAGAAATCAATATAATGCTTTTAATTTAGAAGAAAAAGGATTTGAGTATTTTCAAATAGGGAAATAA
- a CDS encoding SDR family oxidoreductase — protein sequence MDIKLSGKKVLVTGGAGFIGSNLCEALLAKKNTVICLDNFSTGKRENIAALIDNTNFTLIEGDIRNLEDCMLAASGVDYILHQAALGSVPRSIKDPITTNDVNVAGFLNMLVAARDSNVKRFVYAASSSTYGDSESLPKVEDVIGKPLSPYAVTKYVNELYADVFGKTYGLETIGLRYFNVFGRKQDANGAYAAVIPKFVNQFMSLESPVVNGDGTYSRDFTYIDNVIQANLLSLIADKEAANEIYNVAFGDRNTLVDLCDYLKEYLSKYNSKINDVSVVFGPNRIGDIPHSHADISKARKLLNYNPEFSLKEGLKESINWYWKNLKNE from the coding sequence ATGGATATTAAATTGTCGGGAAAAAAGGTTCTTGTTACAGGAGGTGCTGGTTTTATCGGTTCTAATCTGTGTGAGGCTTTACTCGCAAAAAAAAATACAGTAATCTGTTTAGATAATTTCTCTACAGGTAAAAGAGAAAATATTGCCGCGCTTATAGATAATACGAACTTTACATTAATAGAAGGAGATATAAGAAATCTAGAAGATTGTATGTTGGCCGCTTCTGGTGTAGATTATATTTTGCATCAAGCTGCATTAGGTTCTGTGCCAAGATCTATTAAAGATCCTATTACAACAAATGATGTAAATGTTGCGGGTTTTCTTAATATGTTAGTAGCAGCAAGAGACAGCAATGTAAAAAGATTTGTATATGCTGCGAGTTCTTCTACGTATGGCGATTCTGAATCGTTACCTAAAGTAGAAGATGTAATCGGTAAACCGTTATCACCCTACGCAGTAACTAAATATGTAAATGAATTGTATGCAGATGTTTTTGGGAAAACGTATGGTTTAGAAACAATTGGTTTAAGGTATTTTAATGTTTTTGGTAGAAAGCAAGATGCAAATGGAGCGTATGCAGCTGTAATTCCTAAATTTGTAAATCAATTTATGAGTTTAGAGTCTCCTGTGGTTAATGGAGATGGAACTTATTCTAGAGATTTTACCTATATCGATAATGTGATTCAAGCAAATTTGTTGAGTCTAATTGCAGATAAAGAAGCGGCAAATGAAATATATAATGTAGCTTTTGGAGATCGAAATACCTTAGTAGATTTGTGTGATTATTTAAAGGAGTATTTGTCGAAATACAATTCCAAAATTAATGATGTATCCGTAGTTTTTGGGCCAAATAGAATTGGAGACATTCCACATTCTCATGCAGATATATCAAAGGCTAGAAAGTTATTAAATTATAATCCGGAGTTTTCATTAAAAGAAGGGTTAAAGGAGTCTATAAATTGGTATTGGAAAAACTTAAAGAATGAGTAA
- a CDS encoding nucleotide sugar dehydrogenase — protein sequence MSKIKIGIIGLGYVGLPLARLFATKYAVVGFDINQPRIEELKLGQDKTREVSKDLLLDVIVEENSGEKGLFFASNLEELKDCNYFVITVPTPVDKNNRPVLTPLIKASETVGSVIKKGDIVIYESTVYPGATEEDCVPILERVSGLTFNKDFFVGYSPERINPGDKKHTVEKILKVTSGSTKEVGEKVNNLYASVIIAGTHLAPTIKVAEAAKVIENSQRDINIAFVNELAKIFGLMGINTQDVLEAAGTKWNFLPFKPGLVGGHCIGVDPYYLAQKAQEYGYHPEIILAGRRVNDGMGKYVASEVAKLMIQRDIEVKGAEILVLGITFKENCPDVRNTKAVDLIYELQEYGANVTIFDPYANANEVQKEYQLDSSTVLPKKKFDAVILVVAHKEFQDLNFVEIKKEKSIVYDVKNFLDSKHVDKSL from the coding sequence ATGAGTAAAATTAAAATAGGTATTATTGGTTTAGGATATGTGGGTTTGCCATTAGCAAGACTTTTTGCAACAAAGTATGCTGTTGTTGGTTTTGATATCAATCAGCCTAGAATAGAAGAATTAAAATTAGGACAAGACAAAACTAGAGAGGTTTCTAAAGATTTATTACTAGATGTAATAGTTGAAGAGAATTCTGGAGAAAAAGGATTGTTTTTTGCATCTAATTTAGAAGAGTTAAAAGATTGTAATTATTTTGTAATTACAGTGCCTACGCCAGTAGATAAAAATAACAGACCCGTTTTAACTCCTTTAATAAAGGCAAGCGAAACCGTTGGTAGTGTTATTAAAAAAGGAGATATCGTAATTTATGAATCTACGGTTTATCCTGGAGCTACAGAAGAAGATTGTGTGCCTATTTTAGAAAGAGTTTCAGGTTTAACATTTAATAAAGACTTTTTTGTAGGGTATTCTCCGGAAAGAATTAATCCAGGTGATAAAAAACATACCGTAGAAAAAATATTAAAAGTTACTTCTGGTTCAACCAAAGAAGTAGGAGAAAAAGTGAATAACTTGTATGCATCTGTAATTATTGCAGGGACTCATTTGGCTCCTACAATTAAAGTTGCTGAAGCTGCAAAAGTGATTGAAAATTCTCAAAGAGATATCAATATTGCCTTTGTAAATGAATTGGCTAAGATATTTGGGTTGATGGGTATCAATACGCAAGATGTTTTAGAAGCTGCGGGAACAAAATGGAATTTTTTACCATTTAAACCAGGTTTGGTTGGTGGGCATTGTATTGGAGTAGATCCTTATTATTTGGCTCAAAAAGCACAGGAATATGGGTATCATCCAGAAATTATTTTGGCAGGTAGGCGTGTAAATGATGGTATGGGCAAATATGTAGCTTCTGAAGTTGCTAAATTGATGATTCAGCGTGATATTGAAGTAAAAGGAGCTGAAATATTGGTTTTAGGAATTACTTTTAAAGAGAACTGTCCGGATGTTAGAAACACAAAAGCGGTAGATCTTATTTATGAGTTACAAGAATATGGAGCAAACGTAACCATTTTTGATCCATATGCAAATGCAAACGAAGTTCAAAAAGAATACCAGTTAGATTCGAGTACCGTTTTACCTAAAAAGAAATTCGATGCCGTTATTTTAGTGGTAGCGCATAAAGAATTTCAAGACTTGAATTTTGTAGAAATTAAAAAAGAAAAATCAATTGTATATGATGTTAAGAATTTTTTAGATTCTAAGCATGTAGATAAATCACTATAA